One Nodosilinea sp. PGN35 genomic window, TGGTCACGGGTCAAATTGCTGGTGTAGGCTTTACTCATCGCTCTCACGGGGCTGTAGTCTTAGTAATCTCAGCCTAGACCGTGTGAGCTTTTTTACTGCTCAGTCAACTTTTCAAACGCCCTCTTAGGGGCGCTCGCAGCAACGCAAATGGCAAGGTCTATTTACGGTGTAGCCAAAACGGATGCAACGGAACGATGAGCCTCAGCAGCTTGATCTAAGAAAAATGCCCAGTGCCCCATTGAGTAGCTTCTAGACAACCTCCGAGAGAAAGTTCCATGTCCCTACAACTCACTATCGAGTATCCAGAGTCTCTACCCGACGCCTTGGGCAGCACCCGTGAAGAATTTGAGCAGGAAGCCAAATGGGCGATGGCCGTCAAACTTTTTGAACTGAATCGACTCTCCTCCGGCATGGCCGCATCCCTGCTGGGGGTTGACCGGGTCACCTTCCTGCTCAAGCTTGCCGACTACGGTGTCCCTATGATCGATTTAACCGAAGAGGAACTACTGTCAGAGGTTGCTAACCTCTAAATCCCCTACCGCAACTCCCTAAGACAATGCCCCTATGAATGCCAAACTTGTCGAATCTCTTGTGCAGGCGATCGAGTCCTTACCCCCCGAGGACTATGCCCTGTTTCAAGAACAGCTCACCACCCGCAGCGTGCAGAAAACACCAGGGGTTTGCGGAGGCCATGCCCGCATTCGCAGTACCCGCATCCCCATCTGGACGCTGATCTCCCTCCAACACCAGGGAGCCGACGACAACGAGCTGCTGCACAACTTTCCTAGCCTCACCCCTTTTGATCTGACCGTAGCACGGGCTTACTATGCCAACCATACCGAGGAGATCGACAGTGCGATCGCCGACCTCCACGAGGACGACCTGGATGGCTAGGTTCTACTCCAACGAAAACTTACCCATCGATTTGGTAGAAGTCCTGCGCCAGCTTAACCACGACGTACTCACCTCCTACGAAGCGGGGCGAGCTAACCAGAACATTCCAGATCAAGAGGTGCTAGCCTTTGCCACTGCCGATCACCGCTGCGTCGTCACCCTCAACCGACAAGACTTTATTGCCCTACACCGCAGTGGGGTCTCCCACAGCGGCATCATCATCTGCAAAGAAGACCGCGACTATCAAGGACAGGCCCAGACCCTCCACAGCTATGTAGAAGCGTCAGGCCAAGATTTGAGCGATCGCCTCATCCGC contains:
- a CDS encoding DUF5615 family PIN-like protein, with amino-acid sequence MARFYSNENLPIDLVEVLRQLNHDVLTSYEAGRANQNIPDQEVLAFATADHRCVVTLNRQDFIALHRSGVSHSGIIICKEDRDYQGQAQTLHSYVEASGQDLSDRLIRIQKQNQPKAKVQVFVAKVYSR
- a CDS encoding DUF433 domain-containing protein, with translation MNAKLVESLVQAIESLPPEDYALFQEQLTTRSVQKTPGVCGGHARIRSTRIPIWTLISLQHQGADDNELLHNFPSLTPFDLTVARAYYANHTEEIDSAIADLHEDDLDG
- a CDS encoding UPF0175 family protein — its product is MSLQLTIEYPESLPDALGSTREEFEQEAKWAMAVKLFELNRLSSGMAASLLGVDRVTFLLKLADYGVPMIDLTEEELLSEVANL